The Fusarium oxysporum f. sp. lycopersici 4287 chromosome 1, whole genome shotgun sequence DNA segment CAGCCCAATCTTGACAGCCGCACCTAGCCCGCCTTGTCGTGGTTGCTCGTAGTCGGCTCCAGTTGGTGTGGGATAGGGCGTCTCAGTAGCACTCGTCGTGGGAGTCTCGGTCTCAGTCTCGTAGATGGTTGTATCCAGGGTACTGGTGATGTCCTCAGATGCTGGGTAAGTTGGGATCATAGGGGGGACCTCTGAGCTACTGATCGTGCTCTCAGCAGTGGAAAGAACGGTGGTATCCTGATATGTTGTCGAGATCACAGGAGGGATTGTGGAGTTGGTTGGGATGGAAACGGTAGAGTACTCAGAAGACTCGCTGCTGACAGCGGGGTCGGTATAGACAGGCGGTGTGTAGACGGGGCTATCATCAGAGCTGGCGGAAGTTGGGATGATAGGGTTAACGGTTGAGGAATTTCCAGGGACCGAGTATGCGGGCTTGGTGTAGACTGGTGGGGTATAGACGGCCTCGTCACTCGTTGTCGAGATGACTGGTGGCACAACGGTTGACGAGTTGCTGGGCTGAGAGTAGACCGGCTTAGTGTAAACAGGAGGCGTGTACGTAGGAGTCTCTGCAGGCTTCGTGTAGACAGGAGGATCAACGGTGGATGAATTGCCAGGGATGATAGGCTGAGAGTACGCTGGCTTGGTATAGACCGGAGGCGTGTAGACAGGGCTATCGACGGGCTTGGTATAAGTGGGAGTATCATAAGCCGAAGAGTTGCCAGGCAGGATGGGCTTGGTGTAGACAGGAGCCGAGTAGCTGGGAGTCTCAACAGGCTTTGTGTACACAGGAGGGTCAACAACCGAGGAGTTGCCAGGAAGAACAGGCTTCGTGTAAACAGGAGCCGAGTAGGTCGGTGTGTCCACAGGCTTGGTGTACACAGGGACTGATCCGTTACCAGAAGCAACCGAGGAATAGGCAGGCTTGGTGTACACAGGAGGGACATAGCCTGATTGTGTGCCAATGGAGTTACCATAAGTAGGGTCCGAGTACACAGGCTTGGTATAGGCCGGCTTAGTGTAAACAGGAGGAGAGACGTAGCCATCGGCAGTGCTGTAGACTGCACTCTGGCCCGGAGTTTGGTAACCGGTGTGCGTAGAGGCAGAGTATCCAATAGTGGAGTTCATGTAAGGATAGTCGTTCTTGGTCTGAGAAGGCGTCGCATAGGTTGAGTTGGCAGGATAGGTAGATCCAGTGTTCTGCTCGCTGTATGGCATGGTAGAAGCATACTTGCTAGGAGGCACGTAGATGGTGTTGCTGATAGTCAAGGTCTTGGTGCAGTCATGGCAGACAGCAGTGGTGTAGTAAGATCCATTGGAAGAAGCAGTTACGGTGACAGTGACATCGACAGTCTTGGTAGAGACAAACACGTAGTTAGAAGGACATTGAATGCTTGGCTCAAGAGTTGTCGAGTGAGTTGTCGGTGTAGTTGTGTTCTTGGTGGCCGTGTAAGTGTTGGCAGGAGTGTATGTGTTCACGGGTGTATAGCTGGGAGGATCGTAGGCGTTTCCGTTGGGAGATCGAGCAACTCGACGCTGCTGGAACTGTGAACGGTTAGATTTATGTTTACTACCGTAAGTGATGGAGCTCGTACAGAACTGAACCAAGAACCTCGGGGAGCAGCTTCAACTACCGTGCCCAGAAGGCCAACGGCACCAACAATTGCAGGCAGACGCATCTTTTAGATTGAACTCGATGAGTATTGAAGACAACAATGAGAGCAGCCAAGAGAATGTGAGGCTGTTTGTGAGAGTGGAAGCGATGCTGAGTCTGGTGGTGAGATATTCACTTCTGGGACGCATCCCATCATCCTTAAGTACGGCTTCATTTTCCTAGGGGCTTTTCTGAAGGAGTTGCGTATAAGTCAAAGGGTAGAAATATTGAAGTTGAATATTGAACAAATTGATGTCAGAAAGGGTGCTATATTGAAAGAGGGATGTTTGCTGAATACAGAAGGGCGGCgtttttggtggtgaagtGGGGACACTTTATCGATTCAAGGGAGTTCGCACCAACCAAACAGCCTCGATCTTGACAGGACAATAGGGACAAAGGGTGGAAGAAGCAATTAATTTGTCGACAAGGCCAGGGAATCAAAGACATTTATGAGTATTCCATTGCCGATCATGCCCCTAGAGCGCAACAGCGACAACCTTATTGCTCGACAACTTGACATGAGACAAATTCAAGGCAAACGTGGGATTCATAGTAATAGTAATAGTTCATTGTTCATATGTCGCCGGTTCGATAAAGGGCGATTTATTCATCTCGCGCGCATTTGACTCTTCACAAGTTGCAGAACCACATTGCCAATCAATAAGTTAAACAGCCGTAAGACAACAAGTGAGTCCAATCAAGATAACAAAAAGTGCACGCGATTCGCCTCATGGTAAAGTACAAGTGTGCCCTTCACAGCCAATTCAACTGGCGTGATCTGTGGGTATAGTATCATTGTGTGTCAATCATAGagtgtgtgtgtgtgtgtgtgtcCGCGTGGTTCTTCCTGTCGAACAGTCCATACGTGCAGGAATGGGTATCAAGAGGGCCACGCAATCGCCGTCGTGCCCTTTGTAAAAAGCTAACAAGAAACCAACAATAAAAAACCATATGCTTATGCCACAAAAATCATCAATAACCTGCCGCCCCGCGATGCAATCATGTAAAATCGAGCATTGTCCCAGGCTAGCTCGAGTCAGGTCCGTCATACGCCGTGGCCCCTGTTGAGATATTTCATCTCCATCGTTCATCTGggttctggttctggctCTGCCTCGGCATTGCGCCGATCAGTCCTCCCAGATGGTCTCAAGATCGAGATCTCCTCTTCGCTCAGCACCGCACACACTCCAACGCTTTCGCTTGTCTCTAGAGCCGAAACCCATCGTACGCCCTCGCGTCTGCCCATCCTTCCCTTTCAGGTCGGAGGATTCATTTCCCTCTGCAGCATCTGCGTCGGCCTTGAGCTGGGNNNNNNNNNNNNNNNNNNNNNNNNNNNNNNNNNNNNNNNNNNNNNNNNNNNNNNNNNNNNNNNNNNNNNNNNNNNNNNNNNNNNNNNNNNNNNNNNNNNNNNNNNNNNNNNNNNNNNNNNNNNNNNNNNNNNNNNNNNNNNNNNNNNNNNNNNNNNNNNNNNNNNNNNNNNNNNNNNNNNNNNNNNNNNNNNNNNNNNNNNNNNNNNNNNNNNNNNNNNNNNNNNNNNTAGCTTCCGGAAAGGCCATCGTAGCTTCGATaggaggatgttgacgaAATTGAAGAGGATGGTGTGATGGAAATGTGCCTAGAGAACCAGTGCTCGAAGATGTGAATGttcgaagaggagaagatggcccGTCGTAGTCGGGCGGGGGTGCTTGTGGAAACCCCCATGATGGAGAGGTACTTCGTCGCTCATGCATTTGCTCAGGTTCGAGAACTGAAGTTCGAACTGGAGAGATTGGCGGGAAAGCTTCATCGGCAGGCTTTCGTGGAATTCGGACTCTGCTAGGTGAACCAGAGGGGCTTCCAGGGCGGTGCTGAGGCGAAAAAAGAATATGGCCTGATCCATTGACGCCAGGCATGGATTGAGTACGAGACATTGGGGGCGCAAGGCTCGTTGTAGAACGAGACCTAGAATGAGCGCCCGAGAGCGGAGAAGTGGTGCGTGGTCGATACGGAATGAAGGGTGTCGCAGACCAAGATGGTGAAGCTGGCGATGTCGGACTGGGGTCGGTGCTTCGTCTCAGGTTTGGCGGCTTTCGAGGCAATTCGATGCTGAGGTTGGAAAAGGCGCTGGGGTTCTGAAGTCGCAGCGATGGATATCCTGGAGAGAGGGAGGGTGACGCAGACAAAGATgaggaggcagaggcagaggcagaggcagaggtAGATACGGGTGCGGGAGCAGGTGTAGGAGTAGGACGGAACTCCTCCATACGCTCTGTCTCGGGAACTGGCTCCATTTCGAAATTGGTAATCGAGGGTGGAGGCAGGATACGATACGATACAATGTGATACAGTACGGCACGGCACGGATGGAAGTTGAGACCAACCGGGTTTCGTCAGAAGATAAACGGTGGCATGTGGTGCCCGAAACTTGAACGAGTCTTGGCCGACGAGCAATGGCGTGGATTTCTGGGGGATTTATTCGACCCGGTAGTAATGATCGTCAGCGGCGGTCCTACGAAGCTCTGCCGGCGGCTGCAAGTTTCGGGTTGCTTTTGACAAGAGGCGCAGCAATAGGGCGTGAAGCAATCACAAGCTGGCGACAGAGTGCGGTACTGAATTCAGCGCGGCAGAAAGGCGGGGGTGGATCAAGATTTGAGATAGATCCGAGGTGATATTGGACCGCTTTTTGTTGTAGGTGGAGAGGCTATACTTTGTAGCTCGAGGTGTGGTGGTGTAGGtgaggtaaggtaggtagcttGGAGTTGGGGTTGAGAGGAGAAGGGCGGAGGGACCTATACCTCGAACTCAGCTCTCGGAGGCGGTGTCGCGGTAGCTCAGCTGGAAGGGAGGTGACAACgcgaaaaagaagagaaaggcagCCCTCGTAGgaaaagaagagggagaatGAGGGAAAAGGACTTAAAGATGAGGAAAGTTGGANNNNNNNNNNNNNNNNNNNNNNNNNNNNNNNNNNNNNNNNNNNNNNNNNNNNNNNNNNNNNNNNNNNNNNNNNNNNNNNNNNNNNNNNNNNNNNNNNNNNNNNNNNNNNNNNNNNNNNNNNNNNNNNNNNNNNNNNNNNNNNNNNNNNNNNNNNNNNNNNNNNNNNNNNNNNNNNNNNNNNNNNNNNNNNNNNNNNNNTGGGGCCAAGGCCTTGGGGAGGAACGTGCGATGAATCCACCAGGGGCTCTTAGCGGGGACTTGAGCCTGGGCGATGAGTTCAGGGTATGTGACGGTCAAGAATTGTTGAAAGTTTGGAGTTTGGATGAGAGAAAATGAACAAAGAGAGTAATAACAGTTTTAT contains these protein-coding regions:
- a CDS encoding hypothetical protein (At least one base has a quality score < 10), which translates into the protein MREKDLKMRKVGWGQGLGEERAMNPPGALSGDLSLGDEFRVCDGQELLKVWSLDERK
- a CDS encoding hypothetical protein (At least one base has a quality score < 10) encodes the protein MRLPAIVGAVGLLGTVVEAAPRGSWFSSFQQRRVARSPNGNAYDPPSYTPVNTYTPANTYTATKNTTTPTTHSTTLEPSIQCPSNYVFVSTKTVDVTVTVTASSNGSYYTTAVCHDCTKTLTISNTIYVPPSKYASTMPYSEQNTGSTYPANSTYATPSQTKNDYPYMNSTIGYSASTHTGYQTPGQSAVYSTADGYVSPPVYTKPAYTKPVYSDPTYGNSIGTQSGYVPPVYTKPAYSSVASGNGSVPVYTKPVDTPTYSAPVYTKPVLPGNSSVVDPPVYTKPVETPSYSAPVYTKPILPGNSSAYDTPTYTKPVDSPVYTPPVYTKPAYSQPIIPGNSSTVDPPVYTKPAETPTYTPPVYTKPVYSQPSNSSTVVPPVISTTSDEAVYTPPVYTKPAYSVPGNSSTVNPIIPTSASSDDSPVYTPPVYTDPAVSSESSEYSTVSIPTNSTIPPVISTTYQDTTVLSTAESTISSSEVPPMIPTYPASEDITSTLDTTIYETETETPTTSATETPYPTPTGADYEQPRQGGLGAAVKIGLGLSA